A portion of the Diceros bicornis minor isolate mBicDic1 chromosome 20, mDicBic1.mat.cur, whole genome shotgun sequence genome contains these proteins:
- the HSH2D gene encoding hematopoietic SH2 domain-containing protein isoform X1: MTEAGKLPPPLPPRLDWFVQTQMGQLAQGGVPAWFHGAISREDAEKLLEAQPLGCFLIRVSHSHVGYTLSYKARSCCHHVMVKLLDDGSFVIPGEERAHASLDALVAFHQQQPGRLHGEWLTQPCGQKDPANVDYEDLFLYSNALVEEAASPAHGPGKHQNAPSCPVASPGEASAKPVLLHRPKERTPSAEMHRAPTEEATSSCPRKAPLEKACRKLWKNLKTVPQTGKRVQQQLKSHLEAASFSSLWDPRRSPGTHSTRAPAGDAAWEVNAHMDPFVPQALRDRGDSSRKASRSASWSEVTPSVGGWHQVVLRTLSSQVSKPEPRDLAEAQKDWLPEEYCPPPPFAPGYC, from the exons ATGACAGAGGCCGGAAAGCTGCCCCCGCCGCTGCCCCCACGACTCGACTGGTTCGTGCAGACACAGATGGGCCAGCTGGCCCAAGGAGGGGTCCCTGCCTGGTTCCACGGTGCCATCTCGAGAGA GGACGCCGAGAAGTTGCTGGAGGCACAGCCACTGGGATGCTTCCTCATCAGAGTGAGCCACAGCCACGTGGGCTACACGCTCTCCTACAA AGCCCGGAGCTGCTGCCATCACGTCATGGTGAAGCTCTTGGATGACGGGAGCTTCGTGATCCCCGGGGAGGAGAGGGCCCATGCCTCGCTGGACGCCCTGGTCGCCTTCCACCAGCAGCAGCCAGGGCGGCTTCACGGGGAGTGGCTGACACAGCCCTGTGGGCAG AAGGATCCAGCAAACGTGGATTACGAGGATCTCTTCCTTTACTCCAACGCATTGGTTGAAGAAGCCGCCAGCCCCGCCCACGGCCCCGGCAAACATCAGAATGCCCCCTCCTGTCCCGTGGCCTCACCTGGGGAG GCCTCCGCAAAGCCCGTCCTGCTCCATCGGCCAAAGGAAAGGACACCGTCGGCAGAGATGCACAGAGCGCCCACCGAGGAAGCCACTTCCTCCTGTCCCCGGAAGGCTCCTCTTGAGAAGGCCTGCCGGAAACTCTGGAAGAACCTCAAGACCGTCCCCCAGACAGGCAAGAGGGTCCAGCAGCAGCTGAAATCCCACCTGGAGGCCGCGAGCTTCTCGTCGCTCTGGGACCCCAGGCGGTCCCCAGGGACCCACAGCACGCGGGCCCCAGCGGGTGACGCGGCCTGGGAGGTTAACGCCCACATGGACCCATTTGTGCCCCAGGCTCTGAGAGACAGAGGTGACTCCTCCAGGAAGGCCTCAAGGTCGGCTAGCTGGAGCGAGGTGACCCCAAGTGTCGGGGGCTGGCACCAAGTGGTCCTGAGGACCCTGTCCTCACAGGTGTCCAAACCAGAGCCGAGGGACTTGGCAGAAGCCCAGAAGGACTGGCTCCCCGAGGAGTACTGCCCACCGCCGCCCTTCGCCCCCGGGTACTGCTAG
- the HSH2D gene encoding hematopoietic SH2 domain-containing protein isoform X2 codes for MTEAGKLPPPLPPRLDWFVQTQMGQLAQGGVPAWFHGAISREDAEKLLEAQPLGCFLIRVSHSHVGYTLSYKARSCCHHVMVKLLDDGSFVIPGEERAHASLDALVAFHQQQPGRLHGEWLTQPCGQDPANVDYEDLFLYSNALVEEAASPAHGPGKHQNAPSCPVASPGEASAKPVLLHRPKERTPSAEMHRAPTEEATSSCPRKAPLEKACRKLWKNLKTVPQTGKRVQQQLKSHLEAASFSSLWDPRRSPGTHSTRAPAGDAAWEVNAHMDPFVPQALRDRGDSSRKASRSASWSEVTPSVGGWHQVVLRTLSSQVSKPEPRDLAEAQKDWLPEEYCPPPPFAPGYC; via the exons ATGACAGAGGCCGGAAAGCTGCCCCCGCCGCTGCCCCCACGACTCGACTGGTTCGTGCAGACACAGATGGGCCAGCTGGCCCAAGGAGGGGTCCCTGCCTGGTTCCACGGTGCCATCTCGAGAGA GGACGCCGAGAAGTTGCTGGAGGCACAGCCACTGGGATGCTTCCTCATCAGAGTGAGCCACAGCCACGTGGGCTACACGCTCTCCTACAA AGCCCGGAGCTGCTGCCATCACGTCATGGTGAAGCTCTTGGATGACGGGAGCTTCGTGATCCCCGGGGAGGAGAGGGCCCATGCCTCGCTGGACGCCCTGGTCGCCTTCCACCAGCAGCAGCCAGGGCGGCTTCACGGGGAGTGGCTGACACAGCCCTGTGGGCAG GATCCAGCAAACGTGGATTACGAGGATCTCTTCCTTTACTCCAACGCATTGGTTGAAGAAGCCGCCAGCCCCGCCCACGGCCCCGGCAAACATCAGAATGCCCCCTCCTGTCCCGTGGCCTCACCTGGGGAG GCCTCCGCAAAGCCCGTCCTGCTCCATCGGCCAAAGGAAAGGACACCGTCGGCAGAGATGCACAGAGCGCCCACCGAGGAAGCCACTTCCTCCTGTCCCCGGAAGGCTCCTCTTGAGAAGGCCTGCCGGAAACTCTGGAAGAACCTCAAGACCGTCCCCCAGACAGGCAAGAGGGTCCAGCAGCAGCTGAAATCCCACCTGGAGGCCGCGAGCTTCTCGTCGCTCTGGGACCCCAGGCGGTCCCCAGGGACCCACAGCACGCGGGCCCCAGCGGGTGACGCGGCCTGGGAGGTTAACGCCCACATGGACCCATTTGTGCCCCAGGCTCTGAGAGACAGAGGTGACTCCTCCAGGAAGGCCTCAAGGTCGGCTAGCTGGAGCGAGGTGACCCCAAGTGTCGGGGGCTGGCACCAAGTGGTCCTGAGGACCCTGTCCTCACAGGTGTCCAAACCAGAGCCGAGGGACTTGGCAGAAGCCCAGAAGGACTGGCTCCCCGAGGAGTACTGCCCACCGCCGCCCTTCGCCCCCGGGTACTGCTAG
- the CIB3 gene encoding calcium and integrin-binding family member 3 isoform X2 yields MGNKQTVFTQEQLEAYQDNPFRQRIAQVFSEDGDGHMTLDNFLDMFSVMSEMAPRDLKAYYAFKIYDFNDDNYICAWDLEQTVTRLTRGELSAEEVSLVCEKVLDEADGDHDGRLTLEDFQNMILRAPDFLSTFHIRI; encoded by the exons ATGGGCAACAAGCAGACAGTTTTCACTCAAGAGCAGCTGGAAGCATATCAG GACAACCCCTTCCGCCAGAGGATCGCACAGGTCTTCTCTGAGGACGGGGACGGCCACATGACCTTGGACAACTTCCTGGACATGTTTTCCGTGATGAGCGAAATGGCTCCCCGAGACCTCAAAGCCTactatgcttttaaaatttatg ACTTTAACGATGACAACTACATCTGTGCGTGGGACCTGGAGCAGACGGTGACCAGGCTGACACGGGGGGAGCTGAGCGCTGAGGAGGTGAGCCTGGTGTGCGAGAAGGTGCTGGACGAGGCTGATGGGGACCACGACGGGCGGCTGACCCTGGAGGACTTCCAGAACATGATCCTGCGGGCGCCTGACTTCCTTAG CACCTTCCACATCCGCATCTGA
- the CIB3 gene encoding calcium and integrin-binding family member 3 isoform X1, with amino-acid sequence MGNKQTVFTQEQLEAYQDCTFFTRKEVMRLFYRYQDLAPQLVPLDYTSCPNVKVPYELIGSMPELKDNPFRQRIAQVFSEDGDGHMTLDNFLDMFSVMSEMAPRDLKAYYAFKIYDFNDDNYICAWDLEQTVTRLTRGELSAEEVSLVCEKVLDEADGDHDGRLTLEDFQNMILRAPDFLSTFHIRI; translated from the exons ATGGGCAACAAGCAGACAGTTTTCACTCAAGAGCAGCTGGAAGCATATCAG GACTGCACTTTCTTCACAAGGAAGGAGGTCATGAG GCTCTTCTATCGCTACCAGGACCTGGCCCCCCAGCTTGTCCCTCTGGACTATACCAGCTGCCCCAATGTGAAGGTGCCCTACGAGCTCATCGGCAGCATGCCTGAGCTGAAG GACAACCCCTTCCGCCAGAGGATCGCACAGGTCTTCTCTGAGGACGGGGACGGCCACATGACCTTGGACAACTTCCTGGACATGTTTTCCGTGATGAGCGAAATGGCTCCCCGAGACCTCAAAGCCTactatgcttttaaaatttatg ACTTTAACGATGACAACTACATCTGTGCGTGGGACCTGGAGCAGACGGTGACCAGGCTGACACGGGGGGAGCTGAGCGCTGAGGAGGTGAGCCTGGTGTGCGAGAAGGTGCTGGACGAGGCTGATGGGGACCACGACGGGCGGCTGACCCTGGAGGACTTCCAGAACATGATCCTGCGGGCGCCTGACTTCCTTAG CACCTTCCACATCCGCATCTGA